From a single Herbiconiux sp. SALV-R1 genomic region:
- a CDS encoding carbohydrate ABC transporter permease, translating to MSEQLRLRRTAVPRAGDVPALTRRWRRARPGFVALGIALPAILVYLYFSWGPIVSSLIMSWQNPIPGGTAEWVGWDNFTYVLSDPGLPQAALNTVYYTVLAVLFGFPVPLALAVFISELRKRSWYFSGLAYLPVVVPPVVAILLWKFFYEPSSDGVFNSILGLVGIGPLPWLNSTAMAMPSIVLETTWAGAGSAVIIYIAALTSVPSELYEAAELDGAGIWKRVWHITLPQMRGIIGTMLLLQVIGTMQIFTEPFLFTGGGPQNATKTLLMSVYDYAFIRVDYGAATALSVLLAVVLSIFSVAYLLLTRRWSRS from the coding sequence ATGAGCGAACAGCTTCGTCTGCGTCGCACCGCCGTTCCCCGGGCGGGTGACGTGCCCGCCCTCACCCGGCGCTGGCGCCGTGCCCGGCCCGGGTTCGTGGCGCTCGGCATCGCCCTCCCGGCGATCCTCGTCTACCTCTACTTCTCCTGGGGGCCGATCGTCAGCTCGCTCATCATGAGCTGGCAGAACCCGATCCCGGGTGGCACCGCGGAGTGGGTGGGGTGGGACAACTTCACCTACGTGCTGAGCGACCCGGGCCTCCCGCAGGCCGCGCTCAACACCGTCTACTACACGGTGCTCGCCGTGCTCTTCGGCTTCCCGGTGCCGCTCGCGCTCGCCGTGTTCATCTCGGAGCTGCGCAAGAGGAGCTGGTACTTCAGCGGGCTCGCCTACCTGCCCGTCGTGGTGCCGCCGGTCGTCGCCATCCTGCTCTGGAAGTTCTTCTACGAGCCGAGCTCCGACGGCGTCTTCAACTCGATCCTCGGGCTCGTCGGCATCGGCCCGCTGCCCTGGCTCAACTCCACCGCCATGGCGATGCCCTCCATCGTGCTCGAGACCACCTGGGCCGGTGCCGGCTCTGCGGTCATCATCTACATCGCCGCGCTCACCAGTGTTCCGAGCGAGCTCTACGAGGCGGCCGAGCTCGACGGCGCCGGCATCTGGAAGCGGGTGTGGCACATCACCCTCCCGCAGATGCGCGGCATCATCGGTACGATGCTGCTGCTGCAGGTGATCGGCACCATGCAGATCTTCACCGAGCCCTTCCTGTTCACCGGGGGCGGGCCGCAGAACGCCACCAAGACCCTGCTCATGTCGGTCTACGACTACGCCTTCATCAGGGTCGACTACGGCGCGGCCACCGCGCTCAGCGTGCTGCTCGCCGTCGTGCTCAGCATCTTCTCCGTCGCCTACCTCCTCCTCACCCGCCGTTGGAGCCGCTCATGA
- a CDS encoding extracellular solute-binding protein, whose product MTKRIRSAAALLALGGLAAATLVGCSSGTSAESDGKVVIQIGDRPSADRPEDRQYFDDRVAAFEEANPDIDLDPVETGYDATTFQALAAGGSLPDVMSVPLTEPQGLIARGQAADLTDALKAEDLYDSLNPTILKLAENGDGQAFAIPTNAYSFGLVYNRDLFTKAGLDPENPPTTWDEVREAAKAIKAATGAAGFSVLSTNNTGGWQFTGITYSYGGTVENADGSEATFDDTPSTDALETIKAMRWEDGTLPENALYDVQSQGQDFAAGKIGMVIGASDYYYTVVQNLKLPAENFGIGGMPQNDGVNGTLSGGTVQIVNPSATEEEKEAAVKWVKFFYLQPYLDEETAVAAAKASNEAGSVTGLPGLPVVNSDEYDTYFQWIADYVNVPTANFAPYQAASTEIPVVAEPVNNAQEVYGALDTVVQTVLTDQNADIPGLLGQAQSDVQSRLGR is encoded by the coding sequence ATGACGAAACGCATCCGCTCAGCAGCGGCTCTCCTCGCCCTCGGCGGTCTCGCCGCGGCCACCCTCGTCGGGTGCTCGAGCGGCACGTCCGCCGAGTCCGACGGCAAGGTCGTGATCCAGATCGGCGACCGGCCGAGCGCCGACCGTCCCGAAGACCGTCAGTACTTCGACGACCGCGTCGCCGCGTTCGAAGAGGCCAACCCCGACATCGACCTCGACCCCGTCGAGACCGGCTACGACGCCACCACCTTCCAGGCGCTCGCCGCCGGCGGCAGCCTGCCCGACGTCATGAGCGTGCCGCTCACCGAGCCGCAGGGCCTCATCGCCCGCGGTCAGGCTGCCGACCTCACCGACGCCCTCAAGGCCGAAGACCTCTACGACTCGCTCAACCCGACCATCCTGAAGCTCGCCGAGAACGGCGACGGCCAGGCCTTCGCCATTCCGACCAACGCCTACTCCTTCGGCCTGGTCTACAACCGCGACCTGTTCACCAAGGCGGGCCTCGACCCCGAGAACCCGCCCACCACGTGGGACGAGGTGCGCGAGGCGGCCAAGGCCATCAAGGCGGCCACCGGCGCCGCCGGCTTCTCGGTGCTCAGCACGAACAACACCGGTGGCTGGCAGTTCACCGGCATCACCTACTCCTACGGCGGAACCGTCGAGAACGCCGACGGCAGCGAGGCGACCTTCGACGACACCCCGTCGACCGACGCGCTCGAGACCATCAAGGCCATGCGCTGGGAAGACGGCACCCTGCCCGAGAACGCGCTCTACGACGTGCAGTCGCAGGGTCAGGACTTCGCCGCAGGCAAGATCGGCATGGTCATCGGAGCATCCGACTACTACTACACCGTGGTGCAGAATCTGAAGCTGCCGGCCGAGAACTTCGGCATCGGCGGCATGCCGCAGAACGACGGTGTCAACGGCACCCTCAGCGGCGGCACCGTGCAGATCGTCAACCCGTCGGCGACCGAGGAGGAGAAGGAGGCCGCCGTCAAGTGGGTCAAGTTCTTCTACCTGCAGCCCTACCTCGACGAGGAGACCGCCGTCGCCGCCGCGAAGGCGTCGAACGAAGCGGGCTCGGTCACCGGTCTCCCCGGTCTGCCTGTGGTGAACTCCGACGAGTACGACACCTACTTCCAGTGGATCGCCGACTACGTCAACGTGCCCACGGCCAACTTCGCCCCCTACCAGGCAGCCTCCACCGAGATCCCGGTCGTGGCGGAGCCGGTGAACAACGCGCAAGAGGTCTACGGTGCACTCGACACCGTGGTGCAGACCGTGCTCACCGACCAGAACGCCGACATCCCGGGCCTGCTCGGCCAGGCTCAGTCGGACGTGCAGTCGCGACTCGGTCGCTGA